In Ammospiza nelsoni isolate bAmmNel1 chromosome 22, bAmmNel1.pri, whole genome shotgun sequence, a single window of DNA contains:
- the DDOST gene encoding dolichyl-diphosphooligosaccharide--protein glycosyltransferase 48 kDa subunit: MAAAAVVVCGFLAVLAAGAEGGPRTLVLLENGNLRDTHSMFFRSLADRGFDLTFWTADDAGLSLIKYGEFLYDNLIIFSPSIEDFGGNINVETITAFIDGGGSVLVAASSDIGDPLRELGSECGIEFDEERTAVIDHHNYDISDPGQHTLIVADTENLLKAPTIVGKAALNPILFRGVGMVADPDNPLVLDILTGSSTSYSFFPDKPITQYPHAVGKNTLLIAGLQARNNARVVFSGSLDFFSDAFFNSAVQKATPGSKRYSQTGNYELAVALSRWVFKEEGVLRVGAVSHHRVGELAPPNAYTVTDLVEYSIVIEKLADGKWVPFDGDDIQLEFVRIDPFVRTFLKRNGGKYSVQFKLPDVYGVFQFKVDYNRLGYTHLYSSTQVSVRPLQHTQYERFIPSAYPYYAGAFSMMVGLFMFSIVFLHMKEKEKSD, translated from the exons ATGGCGGCGGCCGCTGTGGTTGTGTGTGGGTTCCTGGCGGTGCTGGCGGCGGGCGCTGAGGGCGGGCCCCGCacgctggtgctgctggagaacGGGAACCTGCGCGACACGCACTCCATGTTCTTCCGGAGCCTCGCGG ACAGGGGCTTCGACCTCACCTTCTGGACAGCAGATGACGCCGGCCTGTCCCTGATAAAATATGGGGAGTTCCTGTATGACAACCTCATCATCTTCTCCCCATCCATAGAAG ACTTTGGTGGGAACATCAATGTGGAGACCATCACTGCGTTCATCGACGGCGGCGGCAGCGTCCTCGTCGCCGCCAGCTCGGACATCG GTGACCCCCTGCGAGAGCTGGGCAGCGAGTGTGGCATTGAGTTTGATGAGGAGAGGACAGCAGTGATCGACCACCACAACTACGACATCTCTGACCCTGGCCAG CACACACTGATCGTGGCTGACACTGAGAACCTCCTGAAGGCCCCCACCATTGTGGGCAAGGCTGCACTGAACCCCATCCTGTTCCGAGGAGTTGG GATGGTGGCTGATCCTGACAACCCGCTGGTGCTGGATATCCTCACTGGCTCTTCCACTTCCTACTCCTTCTTCCCAGATAAGCCCATCACTCAG TACCCGCACGCCGTGGGCAAGAACACGCTGCTGATCGCGGGGCTGCAGGCGCGCAACAACGCCCGCGTCGTCTTCAGCGGCTCCCTCGACTTCTTCAGCGACGCCTTCTTCAATTCTGCCGTGCAGAAAGCGACCCCAGGCTCCAAGAG GTACTCCCAGACAGGTAACTACGAGCTGGCCGTGGCCCTGTCCCGCTGGGTGTTCAAGGAGGAGGGCGTTCTGCGCGTGGGTGCCGTTTCCCACCACCGTGTCGGGGAGCTGGCGCCGCCCAACGCCTACACCGTCACCGACCTCGTG GAGTACAGCATCGTGATCGAGAAGCTCGCTGACGGCAAGTGGGTGCCCTTCGACGGGGACGACATCCAGCTGGAGTTCGTGCGCATCGACCCCTTCGTGCGCACCTTCCTCAAGAGGAACG GTGGCAAATACAGCGTGCAGTTCAAGCTGCCGGATGTTTATGGCGTGTTCCAGTTCAAAGTGGATTACAACCGGCTGGGATACACCCACCTCTACTCCTCCACTCAG GTGTCCGTGCGTCCCCTCCAGCACACGCAGTACGAGCGCTTCATCCCCTCGGCCTATCCCTACTACGCCGGTGCCTTCTCCATGATGGTCGGCCTCTTCATGTTCAGCATTGTGTTCCTGCAcatgaaggagaaggagaaatctGACTGA
- the KIF17 gene encoding LOW QUALITY PROTEIN: kinesin-like protein KIF17 (The sequence of the model RefSeq protein was modified relative to this genomic sequence to represent the inferred CDS: inserted 6 bases in 5 codons; deleted 1 base in 1 codon; substituted 1 base at 1 genomic stop codon), which yields MAAELVKVAVPCRPLSGREAALGHRATVHRRRGQRTGRCLVRNPAASAQPPTLFAFDGAFGGELSTQHVHSEIXYPLVEGLMEGYNGTVFAYGSGKSFTMQGAADSSSQKGIIPRVFEHIFESVQVSVKEILVRFARKTLVSCAKNVLGTPSSAESSCLEIYNEDTXGADTKQKLEVRQAQYEGGQDHLRAAKLSFVHLAGGERQARTGATGERLKEATKTHLSLSALGNVTSALVDARGRHIPYRLQALTRLLQDSXGGNARTLMVACVSPADDSYKESLSTLHYTSWARNIRNKPCINQDPKDTLLREYQEEIEKLKAILAEQRAQVTWLLPAGAAHLEXNPAPCLKPQVDLEAEKQLIRKEFQERLAQLQPRYQAEQAXLEKDISSLRDDFDLKVSVLQHLLRKGAAVEAVLQQQLLGGAGSEPGAEGKAQALQESSKDSSEQALLKVYSSIQDEVQAKSRALEKVQEKPEDEHSRLVLDRSDSETIASSYFXSRASQILQLDLAPAGSAGSTAPQARPLRLQPLAPTKGNASSSARRF from the exons ATGGCCGCGGAGCTGGTGAaggtggctgtgccctgccgGCCGCTGAGCGGGCGTGAAGCGGCCCTGGGGCACCGAGCCACCGTCCATCGTCGGCGGGGACAGCGCACGGGGCGGTGCCTGGTGCGGAACCCCGCGGCCTCCGCCCAGCCT CCCACGCTGTTCGCCTTCGACGGGGCCTTCGGCGGAGAGCTCAGCACCCAGCACGTCCACAGTGAGA GCTACCCCCTGGTGGAG GGTCTCATGGAAGGCTACAATGGCACCGTCTTTGCCTATGGCAGTGGGAAATCCTTCACcatgcagggagctgcagattCTTCCTCACAGAAAGGGATCATCCCCAGGGTGTTTGAACACATCTTTGAGAGTGTGCAGGTGAGTGTGAAAGAGATCCTGGTGAGGTTTGCTAGAAAGACTTTGGTGTCCTGTGCCAAGAA TGTGCTGGGAACACCGAGTTCTGCTGAGAGCTCCTGCCTGGAGATCTACAATGAGGACAC TGGAGCTGACACCAAGCAGAAGCTGGAGGTGAGGCAGGCTCAAT ATGAGGGAGGGCAGGATCACCTCAGGGCTGCCAAACTCAGCTTTGTGCATCTGGCAGGAGGTGAGAGACAGGCAAGGACTGGTGCCACTGGGGAGAGGCTCAAAGAGGCCACCAAAACCCACCTGTCCCTGTCTGCCCTGGGCAATGTCACCTCAGCCCTGGTGGATGCCAGGGGCAGACACATTCCCTACAGACTCCAAGCT ctgaccaggctgctccaggacT CTGGGGGCAACGCCAGGACCCTGATGGTGGcgtgtgtgtccccagctgatGACAGCTACAAGGAAAGCCTCAGCACCCTGCACTACACCAGTTGGGCCAGGAACATCAGGAACAAGCCCTGCATCAACCAGGACCCCAAGGACACCCTGCTGAGGGAGTACCAGGAGGAGATTGAGAAGCTGAAGGCCATTCTGGCTGAACAGAGGGCACAAGTGACTT GGCTTCtacctgctggggctgctcacctGG CAAATCCAGCTCCCTGCCTCAAACCCCAGGTGGATCTGgaagcagagaagcagctgaTCAGAAAA GAGTTCCAGGAGAggctggcccagctccagcccagatACCAAGCAGAGCAGG TCCTGGAGAAGGACATCAGCAGCCTGAGGGATGACTTTGATCTCAAGGTGTCTGTTCTCCAGCATCTCCTCAGGAagggagcagctgtggaggct gtgctgcagcagcagctgctggggggaGCAGGCTCAgaaccaggagctgaaggaaaagcacaAGCCCTGCAGGAATCCAGCAAGGACAGCAGTGAGCAGGCTCTCCTCAAGGTCTATAGCTCCATTCaggat GAGGTTCAAGCCAAGAGCAGGGCTCTGGAAAAGGTGCAGGAAAAg CCCGAGGATGAGCACTCCAGGCTGGTGCTGGACAGGAGCGACAGTGAAACCATCGCCAGCAGCTACTTCTGATCCCGAGCTAGCCAGATCCTGCAGCTGGACCTAG ctcccgcTGGCTCTGCGGGCAGCACCGCGCCCCAGGCCCGGCCCTTGCGTCTGCAGCCCCTGGCGCCCACGAAGGGCAATGCCAGCTCCAGCGCCCGCCGCTTCTGA
- the SH2D5 gene encoding SH2 domain-containing protein 5, protein MKRKPGNGRGPDPAAPQQRARSVTKPAEYVGSFTLEEPELQQRAGRVEEQLRALKDCPRRRSVLLRFSLQGLKVYGADGETLLMAHALRRILYSTWSLPDRQFAFVARNPQSPPSALFCHLFVGLPGEVQTLHLLLCRSFQLCYLLAHPEEQAAEGELPGPGVLREPLNPEEVSRNVNALVSFRRLPGLGPLGTGPPGRSHSLCLPQERRPEAEGRAWRPGNPYCSPVLVRKKAIRSKVLRSGAYRDCGAEGQLHQQPRDAAAAGGEGKGARSLAFLPENESVLAESVWSFAGIARAAGVSLLRRDVPGSFLLRAEPGLPKRWCLWVRAPCGVVSYGVLRTQHGRFCVEHSNAEFSSVAALLAHYSGPPGGCFCRLGPGRRNPGYEERDPGGGGASAGPGEAAWAPAAPAGAQHERG, encoded by the exons ATGAAGAGGAAGCCGGGGAACGGGCGGGGGCCGGACCCCGCGGCCCCCCAGCAGCGAGCCCGCTCTGTCACCAAGCCAGCAGAG TACGTGGGATCCTTCACGCTGGAGGAGCCGGAGCTGCAGCAGCGAGCGGGGCgggtggaggagcagctgcGGGCGCTGAAG GACTGTCCCCGCAGGAGGTCGGTGCTGCTGAGGTTCAgcttgcagggcctgaaggtCTACGGAGCTGATGGGGAG ACGCTGCTGATGGCACACGCGCTGCGCCGCATCCTCTACAGCACCTGGAGCCTCCCCGACCGCCAGTTCGCCTTCGTGGCCCGCAatccccagagcccccccagcGCCCTCTTCTGCCACCTCTTCGTGGGGCTCCCGGGAGAG GTCCAGACcctgcacctcctgctctgccgctccttccagctctgctaCCTCCTGGCGCACCCCGAGGAGCAGGCGGCCGAGGGGGAGCTCCCGGGGCCGGGGGTGCTGCGGGAGCCCCTCAACCCCGAGGAGGTGTCACGAAATGTCAACGCCCTCGTGTCCTTCCGGCGCCTGCCCGGCCTCGGCCCGCTGGGCACCGGG CCCCCAGGCCGCTCTCACAGCCTGTGCCTCCCCCAGGAGCGGCGGCCCGAGGCGGAGGGCAGAGCCTGGCGCCCGGGGAACCCGTACTGCTCGCCGGTGCTGGTGCGCAAGAAAGCCATCCGGAGCAAAGTGCTGCGCTCGGGAGCCTACCGGGACTGCGGGGCCGAGGGGCAGCTCCACCAGCAGCCCCGCGACGCCG cggcggcgggaggggaAGGCAAAGGGGCGAGGAGCTTGGCCTTCCTGCCCGAGAACGAGAGCGTCCTGGCCGAGAGCGTGTGGTCCTTCGCCGGCATCGCCAG GGCCGCGGGGGTCTCGCTGCTGCGGCGGGACGTGCCCGGTTCGTTCCTGCTGCGCGCCGAGCCCGGGCTGCCCAAGCGCTGGTGCCTGTGGGTGCGGGCTCCGTGCGGCGTGGTGAGCTACGGCGTGCTGCGGACACAGCACGGCCGCTTCTGCGTGGAG CACTCCAACGCCGAGTTCTCCAGCGTGGCCGCTCTCCTGGCTCACTACTCCGGCCCACCGGGGGGCTGCTTCTGCCGCCTGGGCCCCGGCCGGCGCAACCCCGGCTACGAGGAGCGGGacccgggcggcggcggggccagCGCGGGGCCGGGAGAGGCCGCCTGggctcccgccgcccccgccggggCACAGCACGAACGGGGATAG